GAACCGTTGATCCGCTTGCAGTTGTCCAGGCTGCGCATCAGGCTGCGCCCGCACAGGACATTGAGCGGATTGGTGTGGGCGACGAAGGTGCGCACGTATTCGTCGGCCGGGTTCAGCACGATCTCTTCCGGCTTGCTGTACTGGATGATCCGGCCGTCCTTCATGATCGCGATGCGGCTACCCAGCTTGAGCGCCTCGTCCAGGTCGTGGCTGACGAAGACGATGGTCTTGCTCAGTTTGCGCTGCAGTTCCAGCAGCTCGTCCTGCAGGCCCTGGCGGATCAGCGGGTCGAGTGCAGAGAAGGGCTCGTCCATCAGCAGGATGTCGGCGTCCATCGCCAGCGCACGGGCCAGACCCACTCGCTGCTGCATGCCCCCGGACAGTTCGTCCGGTTTCTTGTTGCGCCACTGGGTCAGGCCCACCAGCTCGAGTTTTTCATCGACCAGCTTGCGCCGCTCTTTCTCGGGGCGACCCTGCATTTCCAGGCCGAAGCTGATGTTCTCGCGTACGGTCAGCCAGGGCATCAGGGCGAATTTCTGGAACACCATGGCAATGCGCTTGGTGCGCATCATCTTCAGCTCCGCCGGGGTGCAGTGGGCGATGTCGATGTGCTTGCCTTCGTGCTCGACGAACAGCTTGCCGCGGCTGACGGTGTTCAGGCCGTTGATGCAGCGCAGCAGGCTCGATTTGCCCGAGCCCGACAGGCCCATCAGCACGCAGATTTCGCCTTTCTCGATATCCAGGTTGGCCTTTTCGACGCCGACCACCAGCCCGGTCTGCTTGAGGATCTGCTCGCGGGTCTTGCCCTCGTCGAGCAGCGACAGCGCTTCGCGCGGCTTGCTGGAGAAGATGACATCGACATCTTCGAAGCGAATGATGCTCATGCTTCACTCCTTGCCGGCAGTTCCGGTTGCTTGCAGATACGGTCGAGCATGATCGCCAGCAGCACGATCGCAAGGCCCGCTTCGAAGCCGAGCGAGATGTCGGCGGTGTTGAGAGCGTTGACCACCGGCTTGCCCAGGCCATCGGCGCCGACCAGGGCGGCGATCACCACCATCGACAGCGACAGCATGATGCACTGGGTCACGCCGGCAGCGATGCTCGGCATGGCGTGCGGCAGTTCGATACGGGTCAGCAGTTGGCGACGCGAGCAGCCGAAGGCCTTGCCGGCGTCCATCAACTCCTGCGGTACGTCGCAGATGCCCAGGTAGGTGAGGCGAATGGGGGCCGCGATGGCGAACACTACGGTGGAAATCAGCCCCGGTACTACTCCCAGGCCGAACAGGGTGAGGGTCGGGATCAGGTAGACGAAGGTGGGTACGGTCTGCATCAGGTCGAGTACCGGACGCATGGCGGTATAGAACATCGGCTTGTGCGCGGCAATGATGCCCAGCGGCACGCCGATGGCTACGCAGACCACCGTGGCGAAGCTCACTTGCGCCAGGGTTTCCATGGTTTCCTGCCAGTAACCGAGGTTGAGGATCAACAGGAACGACAGGGCGACGAAGACGGTCAGCGCCCACTTGCGCTGGATCAGGTGCGCGAGGGCGGCGAACAGGGCGATGAGGACGAAGGGGTTGAACCAGGTCAGGGCGCTGGTGACGCCATGGATCATGAACTCCAGGCCTTGGGCGATAGCGTCGAAGTAGTTGGCGCCGTTCTGGGTCAACCATTCGACAAATGAGGCGATGTACTGCCCCAGAGGTATTTTCTGATCGATAAGCATGATAGCGAGCTTCCACCTGCAATGATTGGAATCAGTCCGGGGTGAGCACGGTCCCACCCCGAGGTAGTGCCTAAAGCTACTGCGTCAACTTGGCCTTGGCTGCCTCCAGGCCTGGTTTGCCATCCACGGTGGTGACGCCGGCCAGCCAGGTATCCAGCTTGCCAGGGTTGTCCTTGAGCCACTTCTTGGCGGCCGCCTCGGGCTTCATCTTGTCGTCCAGGACATAGCCCATCATGGTGCTTTCATCCTTGAGCTCGAACACCAGGTTCTTCAGCAACTGGCCGACGTTGCTGCATTCCTGCGCATAGCCCTTGCGGGTGTTGGTCAGTACAGTGGCCTTGCCGAACTCGGGACCGAAGAACTCATCACCCCCGGTCAGGTACTGCATCTTGAAGCGGGTATTCATCGGGTGCGGTTCCCAGCCCAGGAACACTATGGCCTCACCGCGCTTCTGGGCTCGATCGACCTGCGACAGCATGCCGGCCTCGCTCGACTGCACGATCTTGAAGCCGGCGTCCTTCAGGCCGAAGGCGTTCTTGTCGATCATGCTCTGGATGGTGCGGTTGCCATCGTTGCCCGGTTCGATGCCGTAGATCTTGCCGTCGAGTTCCTTCTTGAACTTGGGAATATCGCTGAAATCCTTCAGACCTTTGTCATACAGAGCCTGGGGCACTGCCAGGGTGTACTTGGCGTTTTCCAGGTTGGCGCGGACCGTCTCGACGGTGCCAGCGTCGCGGTACTGCTTGATGTCGTTTTCCATGGTCGGCATCCAGTTGCCGAGGAACACGTCGAGGTCCTTGCCGGTGGCCAGCGACTTGTAGGTCACCGGCACCGAGATCATGGTGGTGTGGGTCTTGTAGCCCAGCGCTTCGAGGACAACGCTGGTGGTTGCCGTGGTCACGGTGATGTCGGTCCAGCCGACATCGGAGAAGCGGACCGTCTGACACTGTTCCGGTTCGGCGGCTTGGGCGAACACGGGTGCTGCGAGCAACGCAACCAACAACAGCGAGGGTGAACCTTTCATGGGTGGACTCCTGTGATTTTTTCTTCGGGTTCGCGTAATCGTCGTCGCTTTCTGGGGCGTCGATCGATCTGGCCTGCAGAGGGCAGGTTGCGTGGCCGTGCAATACGAGTCGCTTTCGATAATCCCCCAGCGTTCGGCAATCGCCTACTGGTGGAGTCGTAACCAGTGCAGGACAGGTCGCATCCAGTACGGGCAATGTCGCTTACGGATTTTTCCCCGCCCCGGCCCGTGTCTTTGCGTCACCCGTTCGCCTGAAAGCGGCGCAATGATGGCTTTCGCAACAGGGCGCTGCCGGACAAAAGTACGTCGGTTGCAGACGGCGAGGGGAGGGGTAAAAGCCCGATGATGCGTGCATTCGCGGCAACTCGCCGCTATCAGCCTAGCAGCTGGCTGCGCCGCCACATGGCGCGCAGAGACAAGCCCATCAAGAGGTGATTCGACAATGGCCATCAGCGTGTTCGACCTGTTCAAGATCGGCGTCGGGCCTTCCAGCTCGCATACCGTCGGCCCCATGCGCGCCGCAGCGCTGTTCGTCCAGGGCCTGCGCGAACGCGGCGATCTGGAGCGGGTTCGGCGCATCGAGGTACGGCTGTACGGCTCGTTGTCGGCCACCGGCATCGGTCACGGCACTGACAACGCCACGATCATGGGGCTGATGGGTGAGTGGCCCGACGCAATCGACCCCACGCAGATCACCCCACGCATCGCCGACTTGCGTGAAACCAACACCTTGCAGCTCGACAGCCGCCTGCCCATCGAATTCATCTGGGCCCGCGACATGCTGTTGCTCGACGAGAACCTGCCCTACCACCCCAACGCCATGACCCTGGTGGCCGAAGGTGCCGAGGGCGAGCTGCATCGCGACACTTACTACTCGGTGGGGGGCGGCTTCGTGGTCGATGCGGCGCAGGCCGCGAGCGGTGTACTGGACGCCGACCAGACGGTGTTGCCCTACGATTTCAACAGCGCCGCCGAACTGCTGCGCCTGTGCAAGCAAAACGACATGCGCGTGTCGCAATTGATGATGGAGAACGAGAAGGTCTGGCGCAGCGAAGCCGAGATTCGCGCCGGTCTGCTCAAGCTCTGGGGGGCCATGCAGGAATGCGTGAACAACGGCCTCAAGCACGAAGGCATCTTGCCCGGCGGGCTCAATGTGCGGCGCCGCGCAGCCAAGCTGCACCGCAGCCTGCAGGAGATCGGCAAGCCGAATGTGATCGGCTCGACCATGAGTGCCATGGAGTGGGTGAACCTGTTCGCCCTGGCCGTCAACGAAGAAAACGCCGCGGGTGGGCGCATGGTCACCGCGCCTACCAACGGCGCGGCCGGCATCATCCCGGCAGTGTTGCACTACTACATGCGCTTCTCCGACGCGGTGGACGAGTCCAACGTGGTCGAGTTCTTCCTGGGCGCAGCGGCGGTAGGCATCCTGTGCAAGAAGAACGCCTCGATCTCCGGCGCCGAAGTGGGCTGCCAGGGCGAGGTCGGTTCGGCCTGCGCCATGGCTGCAGCGGGCCTGGCCGAAGTGCTCGGGGCTACCCCGGCACAACTGGAGAACGCGGCTGAAATCGCCCTGGAGCACAACCTCGGGCTGACCTGCGACCCGGTCGGTGGGCTGGTCCAGGTGCCTTGCATCGAACGTAACGCCATCGCTGCCGTAAAGGCGATCAACGCCGTGCAGATGGCCCTGCGTGGCGACGGCGAACACTTCATCTCCCTCGACCAGGTGATCCGCACCATGCGCGACACCGGTGCCGACATGCACGACAAGTACAAGGAGACCTCCCGCGGCGGGTTGGCAGTCAGCGTCATCGAATGCTGATGCGCTGATCTGGCCCTCTTGCGGCGGTTGTGCTGCTTTATTGTGCAACAGCCGGTGCCGACCGGCTGTCGGCTGTCGCGACCAGTGGTGTCATTGTCGGTGACACTTATGAATGTCGCTTCTGGGCAGCCTTCCCACAAGTGCTACCGAACTGCTCAGTCGTTACACGCAGAGGCGCTGGCACGCTTGTTTGCGGTGTTCACCCAGCGCCCTTTGAAAGGCCCTACAACTCGCACGGCAACGTCGTTTTTGGGTTTTTTTGGATAGCCGTTCAATTTCAGGCACGGCGATTGCGTTGAGATTGGCAAAGCCCCTGCATACGAATCGGGGCCATGACAAGAAACGGTGCCCGCCTGAGGCACACCCTGCATTGTGTGAGGAGAAACCGCGATGACGTCGTACACCTCCGGGAACCCAACCCAGAACCGCACAGCCCCCCAGTCCATCGGCTTTCTCCTGCTGGACAACTTCACCCTGATCTCGCTTGCCTCGGCCGTCGAGCCGCTGCGCATGGCCAACCAGCTGTCGGGGCGCGAGCTGTACCGCTGGCATACGCTGACCGTCGATGGCGGCCAG
The Pseudomonas putida genome window above contains:
- the choV gene encoding choline ABC transporter ATP-binding protein — encoded protein: MSIIRFEDVDVIFSSKPREALSLLDEGKTREQILKQTGLVVGVEKANLDIEKGEICVLMGLSGSGKSSLLRCINGLNTVSRGKLFVEHEGKHIDIAHCTPAELKMMRTKRIAMVFQKFALMPWLTVRENISFGLEMQGRPEKERRKLVDEKLELVGLTQWRNKKPDELSGGMQQRVGLARALAMDADILLMDEPFSALDPLIRQGLQDELLELQRKLSKTIVFVSHDLDEALKLGSRIAIMKDGRIIQYSKPEEIVLNPADEYVRTFVAHTNPLNVLCGRSLMRSLDNCKRINGSVCLDPGGDSWLDLGEGGSIKRARQGQNGLDLQNWVPGQDVESLGRLPTLVHADIGMREALQIRYQTGNKLVLQENDKVVGILGDSELYHALLGKNHG
- the choW gene encoding choline ABC transporter permease subunit, with product MMLIDQKIPLGQYIASFVEWLTQNGANYFDAIAQGLEFMIHGVTSALTWFNPFVLIALFAALAHLIQRKWALTVFVALSFLLILNLGYWQETMETLAQVSFATVVCVAIGVPLGIIAAHKPMFYTAMRPVLDLMQTVPTFVYLIPTLTLFGLGVVPGLISTVVFAIAAPIRLTYLGICDVPQELMDAGKAFGCSRRQLLTRIELPHAMPSIAAGVTQCIMLSLSMVVIAALVGADGLGKPVVNALNTADISLGFEAGLAIVLLAIMLDRICKQPELPARSEA
- a CDS encoding choline ABC transporter substrate-binding protein yields the protein MKGSPSLLLVALLAAPVFAQAAEPEQCQTVRFSDVGWTDITVTTATTSVVLEALGYKTHTTMISVPVTYKSLATGKDLDVFLGNWMPTMENDIKQYRDAGTVETVRANLENAKYTLAVPQALYDKGLKDFSDIPKFKKELDGKIYGIEPGNDGNRTIQSMIDKNAFGLKDAGFKIVQSSEAGMLSQVDRAQKRGEAIVFLGWEPHPMNTRFKMQYLTGGDEFFGPEFGKATVLTNTRKGYAQECSNVGQLLKNLVFELKDESTMMGYVLDDKMKPEAAAKKWLKDNPGKLDTWLAGVTTVDGKPGLEAAKAKLTQ
- a CDS encoding L-serine ammonia-lyase gives rise to the protein MAISVFDLFKIGVGPSSSHTVGPMRAAALFVQGLRERGDLERVRRIEVRLYGSLSATGIGHGTDNATIMGLMGEWPDAIDPTQITPRIADLRETNTLQLDSRLPIEFIWARDMLLLDENLPYHPNAMTLVAEGAEGELHRDTYYSVGGGFVVDAAQAASGVLDADQTVLPYDFNSAAELLRLCKQNDMRVSQLMMENEKVWRSEAEIRAGLLKLWGAMQECVNNGLKHEGILPGGLNVRRRAAKLHRSLQEIGKPNVIGSTMSAMEWVNLFALAVNEENAAGGRMVTAPTNGAAGIIPAVLHYYMRFSDAVDESNVVEFFLGAAAVGILCKKNASISGAEVGCQGEVGSACAMAAAGLAEVLGATPAQLENAAEIALEHNLGLTCDPVGGLVQVPCIERNAIAAVKAINAVQMALRGDGEHFISLDQVIRTMRDTGADMHDKYKETSRGGLAVSVIEC